The DNA sequence CAGCACCGTCCGATCATCGCCGCGGAAGACGGCCCCCGTGTGGGGGACGTCCACACCGCTCAGCACGGCCTGCGCGGTGGCCAGCCCCGTGGTCGGGTCGAAGCGCAGCACTCGGGTACTGGGAGAACTCCCTCCGAATCGAGCGAAGATCAGACCGTAGTCCCCCTCGTTGTCGCCACGCAGCGCCGCTCGGGAACACGTCACACTCCGGCTCCTGGTGGATCAACGTTCGAGCCGCCCCGCTCATGGGGACGGCGTAGTAGTTGACCGAACATCCAGGTTGGAAGGTCCAACCGATCAGACCCCAGGTTCCGGTCGGGTCAACCTCGTAGTACCAGCTGTACACGTCGGTCGCCAGGGTGGTCGCGAAGAAATCGACGTGGTCGACGGAACCGTCGGCCCCACGGGTCACATACAGGTCCATCCCTTGGAGCTCGAACGACTCATTGCCGCGGCTGTCCACAACTGTGACGCCGCGCCACGTGACGTCCAGAGTGTCGGTCTCCAGGAAGCGGCGCTCGGCGATCGAGTCGAGCGTGCTGACCACCGCGCCGGTATAGTCCATGACGACGGCCCGAGGCTTCAGACCACCGGGCGGAACCTCCGAAAACGAGATCAGCCGGCCTCCTTGAGCGACCGAGACCCGCTCGGTCACTCCGACATCTCGCCCGGCCAGAGAGATTGTGTGGCCCACGGCTCCGTTCGGATCGGTGAGGAACTGCAGCTCCGGGCTCGCGCCGCCACCGCCGAGGGCCACGGGATACCCGCAGATGGGGACCTGACCGGGCTTCTCTTTGGCGAGGAGTTGCAGGGAGCCGTAGGCGTCGAGTTCGCGGATGCTGGTGCCCGCCAAAAGAGGCTTCGGAATCGGCAACGGGGATCCGTTTCGGAACCTTGGGACTTCAGGACCCGCGAGGATCTTCTGTTTGATTTCCGCCGGCGAGATTGACGGATCCATGGCCTTCAACTGCGCTGCTGCACCCGCGACCAGAGGCGCGGCGAACGACACCGCTGACTCGGGGATCTGGGTCCCAGGGACGTGCCACACGCCTGTGCGGTGGGCAACTGGAACCCGGTAGGCCGGGGCTGCGATTTCGGTCCGTCCTTCATAGTACCCCGAGTGGTCGAACGGCCCTTCGTTCCAGAGGGAGTCCCCGGGCGCAGACCCACTAACGATGAGGATGCGAGACCCGACCTCGGTCCACACGCTATCCGCCAGAACGGAGACGAATAGTCCGTTCGGTCGGGGGGCGTCATTGCCATCGTTATCCGCCGAGTTGACCCACAGCATTCCGGGGACCTTGGTGAAGAGGCTCCGCATCGCTTCAGCCACGCGAGCTGCCTCTGTGGAATCCTCGGGGAACCGAGTTGGATCGATCGAGGCCAAGACGATATCGGGCATGAATTCCTTCAACTCAGGAACCACCTCCCGCACGAACCGATCGGACGCTTCAACTACTCCAAGGGAATTCAACGAGAGCCTCGAGCGCCAGACCATCCCGGCTATCCCAATCCCGTTGTCACCCGGTGCCGTGGCTAGAGACGCAACCCACAGCCCGTGATTCTCGACGGCCGTGGGACCAGCCGGGCCCGAGACTCGATCGACTGAGGCCTGAATGTCCAAGCCGACCGTGGACAGACTGTCGAACTCAAAATCGATGACCGCGATCCGGGGGACGATTTCGCCGTACATCCCGGTTACACAACCCCATGCCTCAGGTGCAGATACTGCTCGGAAGGCCCAGGAGTACTCGTCTTCAGCGAGCCAGTCGTTGCGTTGCAGGAGTGGTGCGTCATCCGGCAGACGTAGGTTTTGTTGTGCGGGGTCGGGTCGGACGCGCTTGTACCGAGGACTGAACCACCGCACATGGGGTGACTCCAACATCTGTTGGAATACGGCTCGCACAGCTGTCCACGTTGGGCCCGGGTCTGGAATACGGATCGTATACTCGTTGAGGTAAGGCGCCCCTCCGATGACTTGCGCTTGAAAGGCGACCAAGAACGCGTTGATTGTCGCGCCGGGCGTGTCTTTGTCGAAGCCCACGTCAACGACGGTCCGGTACATCAGTGTGATGGTGTCGCCTGGCGGTGATGAGTAGAGGGTGTCTGGCAGATCCCATGGCGTGGAGTCTGGGACTGCCGGAGCGAGAGTATCCACGCCAGCCGTCTCCACCTCCACCCGCAGCACCGGCGCATTCACACCCTCCTTGGAGTCGAACTCGACCTTCCCGCCACTGTCCTCATCGGTTCTGGCCAGGATCCATCCGAAGTGCGGCGCCGACCCGTTCAGAAACGCCTGGACGTCCGCGGTCACGTCGAACTGGACCGACCCCGTCTGGTCGTTGACGAACAGCAGCGTATCGGTGGGCTCACCCGCGAACTCGGTGCCGGGCGCCGCAGCCATGTCCCACTGATCGGCCGGTGCACAGTCGAACGTGCCGTTCCCTGGGTCGGGGTCGTCGGCGCAGTTGAAGGTCGCTCCCAGTTCGGTCCAGCTCCGCAGCATCCGGTAGGCCCCCACCCATCGACCTGACCCACCCCACCCAAAGGCCGTGTCGACGGTCAGCTCCAGGTGGGCGGACGTGAGGGTGCCGGCCCCGACTTCGGCGCGGATGGCGGCCGAGTCGAATTGCACGAGGCTTCGGTCCCGGCCGTTCTTGCCCCGCACCCAAAGGCGGTCCTGCGTGCCTCGATTGGTGTCAGGGATCGTGGAGCGGATATGGGTATCCGCGATCGGCGTGAGCTGCGTGACGATGGTGTCGGACGCCTGCAGCAGGCGGGGCGACTCGACCCGGACTGGATCTTGATCCCCGCAGCCCAGGAGGCAGGCGAGCAGTCCGAGGGAGAGGGGGGCGCTCCTGGCGACTCCGGACATGGCTGTGCCCTCCAGAACCAACGGCGGGGGCGCCGCCATGGCCGGTTCGGCCATGTGCGCCCACACCAGGGAGATGAGGATTGGGTAGGTTAGCCGCATACCCCCCCCCCTTTGGCAATGTCTGGATGGGACAGATTCCGGGTACCCCGCAGCTTGGGCGCCCTCCATTCAGTATCGGTGCAAGGGCTGGACCGTTCCCTCAGGGGGCCGCGGGCCCTTCCTACGCCCCGGTGATTCCTGGTGAGCCCACCGTCCGGATCCCGAGTCTCTCCTCCATCATCGCCACTTCCCCTCGTGTGCGTCGCTTCAGGGGTGGCACGTTGGGGAGGACCCGTCCGGTAGGATCGTAGAACGTCGCTCGACCGTCCGAGGTTAGCTCGACACGGTACCCGTCCTCGTGGAGCATGCGGTGGTGCTGACGGCAGGTCAGGATCAGGTTGTGGAGCGCCGTGTGACCCCCATCGGCCCAGTGCTGGATGTGATGTGCGTCCGTGAACCGCCGGCCGCAGCCGGGGAACCGACAGCCGCGGTCGCGGGCCTCCAGCGCGCGCCGGATCGCCGGCGGGATCGTGCGGGTCTTGCGGCCCACGTCGAGCACGCGTCCGTTCGGGTTCCTCGCGATCCGTACCAAGCTGGCGTCGCAGGACAGACGCCGTGACGTTGCCGCGGCAACGCGAGTGCCGTCCTCCAACTCCGACATCCCAGGTTCTGCATTCGCCGCGAGCGTGTCCGCCTCCACGTGTAGCACCACCTGGTAACGCTCCGCTCGTGCGGCGCTCACCGGGGCGTCTGGGCCCCCTCCCTCCTGATCCAGCCCAGCGGCCAGAGCTCGCTCGGCAACCAGCCCGATCGCGTCCGCACGCTTCTGTTCCGGCCTGAGCTTGTCGGAGCCCTCGACCTCCGGCCCCTTCCAGAACAATGCTTCGCTCGCGGCCTCCAGCGCGCGCTGCAGCAGTGCGCCCACCTCCGGGTCCAGCCGGCCCCTCACTAGGTACATGCCGTCCTCGTCCGGAAAGACCGAGAGCGACCGGCTCTGATGGCGCAGCCGTTCACGCTCCGCTTCGTCCAACCGGCTGTGTCGCTTCCAGCCGCGCACCACTCGTT is a window from the Gemmatimonadota bacterium genome containing:
- a CDS encoding DNRLRE domain-containing protein — encoded protein: MRLTYPILISLVWAHMAEPAMAAPPPLVLEGTAMSGVARSAPLSLGLLACLLGCGDQDPVRVESPRLLQASDTIVTQLTPIADTHIRSTIPDTNRGTQDRLWVRGKNGRDRSLVQFDSAAIRAEVGAGTLTSAHLELTVDTAFGWGGSGRWVGAYRMLRSWTELGATFNCADDPDPGNGTFDCAPADQWDMAAAPGTEFAGEPTDTLLFVNDQTGSVQFDVTADVQAFLNGSAPHFGWILARTDEDSGGKVEFDSKEGVNAPVLRVEVETAGVDTLAPAVPDSTPWDLPDTLYSSPPGDTITLMYRTVVDVGFDKDTPGATINAFLVAFQAQVIGGAPYLNEYTIRIPDPGPTWTAVRAVFQQMLESPHVRWFSPRYKRVRPDPAQQNLRLPDDAPLLQRNDWLAEDEYSWAFRAVSAPEAWGCVTGMYGEIVPRIAVIDFEFDSLSTVGLDIQASVDRVSGPAGPTAVENHGLWVASLATAPGDNGIGIAGMVWRSRLSLNSLGVVEASDRFVREVVPELKEFMPDIVLASIDPTRFPEDSTEAARVAEAMRSLFTKVPGMLWVNSADNDGNDAPRPNGLFVSVLADSVWTEVGSRILIVSGSAPGDSLWNEGPFDHSGYYEGRTEIAAPAYRVPVAHRTGVWHVPGTQIPESAVSFAAPLVAGAAAQLKAMDPSISPAEIKQKILAGPEVPRFRNGSPLPIPKPLLAGTSIRELDAYGSLQLLAKEKPGQVPICGYPVALGGGGASPELQFLTDPNGAVGHTISLAGRDVGVTERVSVAQGGRLISFSEVPPGGLKPRAVVMDYTGAVVSTLDSIAERRFLETDTLDVTWRGVTVVDSRGNESFELQGMDLYVTRGADGSVDHVDFFATTLATDVYSWYYEVDPTGTWGLIGWTFQPGCSVNYYAVPMSGAARTLIHQEPECDVFPSGAAWRQRGGLRSDLRSIRREFSQYPSAALRPDHGAGHRAGRAERCGRPPHGGRLPRR
- a CDS encoding DUF222 domain-containing protein; this translates as MGFAPASASSVGSTVTSALASGPALALAPGSTSVTSLDSVGSPNQDREGLHASPFVLSTSELDALEDLSDEIASLAAQISSATHRQLTLIAEFDRRRGWELSGHITCAHWLAWRTGIDLGSAREKVRAARALTSLPQISSALQQGDLSFSKVRALTRVADADNETELLEIALTSTAHQLERVVRGWKRHSRLDEAERERLRHQSRSLSVFPDEDGMYLVRGRLDPEVGALLQRALEAASEALFWKGPEVEGSDKLRPEQKRADAIGLVAERALAAGLDQEGGGPDAPVSAARAERYQVVLHVEADTLAANAEPGMSELEDGTRVAAATSRRLSCDASLVRIARNPNGRVLDVGRKTRTIPPAIRRALEARDRGCRFPGCGRRFTDAHHIQHWADGGHTALHNLILTCRQHHRMLHEDGYRVELTSDGRATFYDPTGRVLPNVPPLKRRTRGEVAMMEERLGIRTVGSPGITGA